A window from Luteibacter flocculans encodes these proteins:
- a CDS encoding TIGR03067 domain-containing protein, translating into MDDLQMLQGAWKQVRFEENGVIEPTDIHGGNGRITTIDGDRFAVRSPMGELLLAGRFILDPTAHPKSITWIDSMGDDAGKLLPATYRLSNDEFVFIASDEGMPRSLVFATSPGLTLRGFVRHRV; encoded by the coding sequence ATGGACGACCTGCAAATGCTTCAGGGAGCCTGGAAGCAGGTCCGCTTCGAAGAGAATGGCGTCATCGAACCGACCGATATCCACGGCGGCAACGGCAGGATTACCACCATCGATGGAGATCGCTTCGCGGTCAGGTCGCCCATGGGCGAACTCCTCCTTGCCGGTCGTTTTATCCTCGATCCGACGGCGCACCCGAAGTCGATCACCTGGATCGACAGCATGGGCGATGACGCGGGAAAGTTGCTCCCTGCCACGTACAGGCTGAGCAATGATGAGTTCGTTTTCATCGCATCGGACGAGGGCATGCCTCGTTCGCTCGTATTTGCCACCTCGCCAGGGCTGACCCTCCGCGGGTTCGTCAGGCACCGCGTCTAA
- a CDS encoding sugar ABC transporter permease, translating into MQAQKVQQLFVRYKILALLIAVAVIWVFFHVKTDQTFITPNNLSNLFRQMAITGMLACGMVFIIIAGEIDLSIGSQLGLLGGVVAILTVNMGWGTWPSIFAVLALGLVIGAFNGFVVTKMRVPSFIVGLGGMLAFRGIVLYITGSSTIAPAPDDLIALGQGFVPPMLSRWIGAVIFLAMIALTVRRRMRRSKLGLQQGAMWIDVARLVAIGAFIFAFVRMLNDANGIPIPVMILLGLLAVFTYVSTQTVFGRHIYAVGGNMEATRLSGVNVARVKLVVFALMGLMCAFAGIITVARTGSGSPSAGTGGELDAISACFIGGTSMRGGSGTVYGALIGALVMASLDSGMQLMDVDNSWQMIIKGVILALAVWVDVLSGSNRNG; encoded by the coding sequence ATGCAGGCCCAGAAAGTCCAGCAACTGTTCGTTCGCTACAAGATCCTCGCGCTGCTCATCGCGGTGGCGGTCATATGGGTGTTCTTCCATGTAAAGACCGACCAGACCTTCATCACGCCGAACAACCTGTCCAACCTGTTCCGGCAGATGGCGATCACCGGCATGCTCGCCTGCGGCATGGTGTTCATCATCATTGCCGGTGAGATCGACCTCTCGATCGGTTCACAGCTCGGCCTGCTTGGCGGCGTGGTAGCGATCCTCACCGTCAACATGGGTTGGGGCACGTGGCCGTCCATCTTTGCCGTGCTGGCACTGGGTCTCGTGATCGGCGCCTTCAACGGCTTTGTCGTGACGAAGATGCGTGTGCCGTCGTTCATCGTGGGCCTGGGCGGCATGCTCGCCTTCCGCGGCATCGTGCTCTACATCACGGGCAGCTCCACCATTGCCCCCGCGCCTGACGATCTCATCGCGCTGGGTCAGGGTTTCGTGCCGCCGATGCTGTCGCGCTGGATCGGTGCGGTGATCTTCCTGGCGATGATCGCGTTGACGGTCCGTCGTCGCATGCGTCGCTCGAAGCTCGGCCTGCAGCAGGGCGCGATGTGGATCGACGTGGCGCGTCTCGTTGCCATCGGCGCCTTCATCTTCGCCTTCGTGCGCATGCTGAACGACGCCAACGGCATTCCCATTCCGGTGATGATCCTGCTCGGCCTGCTTGCCGTGTTCACCTACGTCTCGACGCAGACCGTGTTCGGCCGACACATCTACGCCGTGGGCGGCAACATGGAGGCGACCCGCCTGTCGGGCGTGAACGTGGCCCGCGTGAAGCTGGTGGTGTTCGCGTTGATGGGCCTCATGTGCGCCTTCGCCGGCATCATCACGGTAGCCCGCACGGGCTCGGGTTCGCCGTCGGCGGGCACGGGCGGCGAGCTTGACGCCATCTCCGCCTGCTTCATCGGCGGCACTTCGATGCGCGGCGGTTCGGGCACGGTCTACGGCGCGCTCATCGGTGCGCTGGTCATGGCCAGCCTCGACAGCGGCATGCAGCTGATGGACGTCGACAACTCCTGGCAGATGATCATCAAGGGCGTGATCCTGGCCCTCGCCGTGTGGGTGGACGTGCTCTCGGGCTCCAACCGCAACGGCTGA
- a CDS encoding xylose ABC transporter ATP-binding protein: MSEYLFEMRDIVKEFSGVRALNGINLAVRPGECVGLCGENGAGKSTLMKVLSGVYPYGTWEGEILFDGKPLRAHSVRDSEDAGIVIIHQELMLVPQLSVAENIFLGNEIRKFGGVMDYDAMYAKAEALLARLKLKDVNVAAPVMNYGGGYQQLFEIAKALAKNARLLILDEPSSSLTSSETDTLLSIIEDLKRDGVACVYISHKLDEVARVCDTVTVIRDGKHIVTKPMSEMTTHSIITAMVGREIENLFPKVEHDIGEVIFEARHVTCWDVANPNRKRVDDISFQVRRGEILGVAGLVGAGRTELVSAVFGAYPGRYEAELVLDGQPIKVRSPEQAIKAGLSLVPEDRKRQGIVPMLGVGDNITLATLSHYARAGQIDRQAELQTVDAEIKRLRVKTASPELAIVGLSGGNQQKAVLTKMLLPNPKVLILDEPTRGVDVGSKYDIYKLMFELAAKGVAIIMVSSEMPEVLGVSDRVLVVGEGKLRGDFQNVGLTQEQVLAAAISHAAEGPAHAA; the protein is encoded by the coding sequence GTGAGCGAATACCTGTTCGAGATGCGTGACATCGTCAAGGAGTTTTCTGGCGTGCGCGCACTCAATGGCATCAACCTGGCCGTACGGCCAGGCGAATGCGTTGGCTTGTGCGGCGAGAACGGTGCCGGCAAGTCCACCTTGATGAAGGTCCTTTCGGGCGTCTATCCGTACGGCACCTGGGAAGGCGAGATCCTGTTCGACGGCAAGCCGCTAAGGGCGCACTCGGTGCGCGACAGCGAGGATGCCGGCATCGTCATCATTCATCAGGAACTGATGCTGGTGCCGCAGCTTTCCGTGGCCGAGAACATCTTCCTCGGCAACGAGATCCGGAAATTCGGCGGCGTGATGGATTACGACGCCATGTATGCCAAGGCCGAGGCGCTGCTCGCACGGCTGAAGCTGAAGGACGTGAACGTGGCTGCGCCGGTGATGAACTACGGCGGCGGCTACCAGCAGCTTTTCGAGATCGCGAAGGCGCTGGCGAAGAACGCGCGCCTGCTGATCCTCGACGAGCCCTCATCGTCGCTGACCTCCTCGGAGACCGACACGCTGCTGTCGATCATCGAGGATCTGAAGCGCGACGGCGTGGCCTGCGTCTACATCTCGCACAAGCTCGACGAAGTGGCTCGCGTCTGCGACACCGTCACCGTGATTCGCGACGGCAAGCACATCGTCACCAAGCCGATGAGCGAGATGACCACCCATTCCATCATCACCGCGATGGTCGGGCGCGAGATCGAGAACCTCTTCCCGAAAGTCGAGCACGACATCGGCGAGGTCATCTTCGAGGCACGGCACGTCACCTGCTGGGACGTGGCTAACCCGAACCGCAAGCGCGTCGACGACATTTCCTTCCAGGTGCGCCGCGGCGAAATCCTGGGCGTGGCCGGTCTCGTCGGCGCGGGTCGCACCGAGCTGGTCTCGGCCGTATTCGGCGCCTATCCGGGCCGCTACGAGGCCGAGCTCGTCCTCGACGGCCAGCCGATCAAGGTGCGTTCGCCCGAGCAGGCGATCAAGGCGGGCCTGTCGCTGGTGCCGGAAGATCGCAAGCGCCAGGGCATCGTGCCGATGCTGGGCGTGGGCGACAACATCACCCTGGCGACGCTCTCGCATTACGCACGTGCCGGCCAGATCGACCGTCAGGCGGAACTGCAGACGGTGGACGCCGAGATCAAACGGCTGCGGGTGAAGACGGCAAGTCCCGAACTGGCCATCGTCGGCCTGTCCGGCGGCAACCAGCAGAAGGCCGTGCTGACCAAGATGCTGCTGCCCAATCCGAAGGTGCTGATCCTCGACGAGCCGACCCGCGGTGTCGACGTCGGTTCCAAGTACGACATCTACAAGCTGATGTTCGAGCTGGCAGCGAAGGGCGTCGCCATCATCATGGTCTCGTCCGAGATGCCGGAAGTGCTCGGCGTCAGCGATCGCGTCCTCGTCGTGGGCGAGGGCAAGCTCCGCGGCGATTTCCAGAACGTCGGCCTCACGCAGGAGCAGGTGCTCGCTGCGGCGATCTCGCACGCCGCCGAAGGCCCCGCACACGCGGCCTGA